One region of Quercus lobata isolate SW786 chromosome 2, ValleyOak3.0 Primary Assembly, whole genome shotgun sequence genomic DNA includes:
- the LOC115962337 gene encoding uncharacterized protein LOC115962337, giving the protein MAEMLLKAHKYINAEGALAAIKDEEKTGEKGRKEDNRRRRKRERQYCQTNDRGKRKDEKAPRIVKFTHLVMPVDKILAQIKDEHYLKWPRPLHSSPNVCDKKKYCRFHKDHNHYTEDYRDLKEQIEELIRKGKLQRFVKKGEHNRSRENDKDKREASPRDEDHMPQRPPSVIGKIKTIIGEPSIGGSFKSLKKSYQRQVNSILKMPSMKQRRTGRNMFFSEKDAREVKQSHDDLLVIMLTIEGFNTRRILMDNGSSADIIYLSAFQQLKLDPGRLCPFDSPFVNFNGDRVYSKGIMTLTVIVGTHPRQLTRQLDFLVVDCPSSYIVITGRPTLNHWKAATSTYCLKVKFPTENGVGEVKGDQVLARECY; this is encoded by the coding sequence ATGGCGGAAATGCTCTTGAAGGCACATAAGTACATAAACGCAGAAGGTGCCTTAGCCGCAATAAAGGATGAGGAAAAGACCGGTGAAAAAGGAAGGAAGGAGGACAACCGTAGAAGACGGAAAAGGGAACGTCAATATTGTCAGACAAACGATAGGGGTAAAAGGAAGGATGAAAAAGCTCCTCGAATAGTAAAATTCACTCATTTAGTTATGCCTGTAGATAAAATTTTAGCGCAGATTAAAGACGAGCACTATCTCAAATGGCCTAGGCCATTACATTCATCACCCAATGTGTGTGATAAGAAGAAGTATTGTCGTTTCCACAAGGATCACAATCATTACACAGAGGATTACAGAGATTTGAAGGAGCAGATAGAGGAGCTCATACGAAAAGGGAAACTACAGAGATTTGTGAAGAAGGGGGAACACAATAGGTCCAGAGAAAATGACAAGGATAAGCGTGAAGCCTCACCAAGGGACGAGGACCATATGCCTCAACGTCCGCCAAGCGTGATCGGGAAGATAAAGACGATCATAGGCGAGCCATCCATAGGAGGGTCTTTCAAGTCCCTTAAGAAGTCATATCAGAGGCAGGTGAACAGCATCCTCAAGATGCCTTCGATGAAACAAAGACGAACGGGTAGGAACATGTTTTTCTCTGAAAAAGATGCCAGAGAGGTGAAGCAGTCTCATGATGACCTCTTAGTCATAATGTTAACAATAGAAGGGTTCAACACCCGGAGAATCCTCATGGATAATGGTAGCTCTGCAGACATCATCTACCTCTCTGCTTTTCAACAGCTGAAGCTAGATCCAGGAAGGCTGTGCCCATTTGACTCCCCCTTCGTCAACTTCAATGGAGACAGGGTGTATTCCAAAGGCATAATGACACTGACGGTCATAGTGGGGACTCACCCGAGGCAGCTAACTCGTCAATTGGACTTCTTGGTAGTAGACTGTCCCTCATCATACATTGTGATCACCGGGAGGCCCACACTCAACCATTGGAAAGCGGCCACGTCCACTTATTGCTTGAAGGTAAAATTCCCGACAGAAAACGGTGTGGGCGAGGTAAAAGGTGATCAGGTACTAGCTAGGGAATGCTACTAG